The sequence below is a genomic window from Acidobacteriota bacterium.
CTCTTACAGGGGTGTGGTTATTCTCATAAGAGTCATTGATGGAATCATAAGAAAAGGTATGAGGATGCAGCTCGTCTCAACGGGAAGGGTTGGAGAGGTGGAACAGGTCGGAAAGTTTACTCCTAAGCCGATAGAGGTCGAGGAGCTCTCAGTGGGAGAGGTTGGGTTCATCACCGCGGGGATCAAGAGGGTTGCCGATACGCAGATCGGCGATACGGTCACGGAAGAGAAGAACCCCACGACTAACCCCTTCCCTGGATTTCAGAAGGTAAAGCCTATGGTGTTCGCCGGGCTTTACCCTACTGAGGACACTCACTACGAGTCGTTACGGGATTCTCTCGAGAAGCTCCGTCTTAACGATTCTTCCTTTTCATATGAACCCGAAGTGTCATCTGCGCTGGGGTTCGGGTTCCGCTGCGGCTTTCTGGGGCTTCTCCACATGGAGATCATCCAGCAGCGGCTCGAACGGGAATTTTCGATAGACCTTATCACGACGGCACCTAGCGTGAGCTACCGGGTGATGACGAAAAAGGGAGAAGCGCTCGAGATCTCCAACCCATCTAAGCTTCCCTCCATCCAGGATATAGACAAGATCGAGGAGCCGATCATAACTGCGATGATTCTGACTCCTCCCGAGCATATGGGACCCATCCTGAAACTGGCAGAAGAGCGGAGAGGAGTCCAGAGGGAGATAAAGTATCTCTCCCCTTCAAAAGTCATAATCACATACGAGCTGCCCTTCAACGAGATCGTCATTGATTTCTACGACAAGCTCAAGTCTTGCTCGAGAGGATATGCCTCGCTTGATTACCACCTTTCCGGGTGGAGAGTTTCCGACCTCGTCAAGCTGGACATGCTTGTCAATGGAGAACCCGTAGATGCACTCTCACTCATCATACACAGGGAGAAGGCTATCCAGAGAGGAAGAGAGCTTACCCATAAGATGAGAGAGATCATTCCCCGGCAGCTTTTCGATGTATCCATCCAGGCAGCCATTGGTAACAGGGTCATCGCAAGAGAGACCGTCAAGCCGCTGAGAAAGAACGTCACCGCAAAATGCTACGGCGGCGACATCACGAGAAAGAGAAAGCTCCTGGAAAAGCAGAAAGAGGGAAAGAAGAGAATGAAGAAAGTGGGCCGCGTCGACATCCCGCAGGAAGCCTTCCTCTCCATCCTAAAAGCCGATTAAATCCTTTAGAAATGTAAAATAGATTCTTGACAAAGATCGGCTTCTACACTTATATTTTGAAACCAAGAGCTGTAAACTATCTTGAATGGAGGAGATTATGAAGAGGATCTTTGGCCAGAAAGGAGAAGGGCGGATTGGCTTGATCATCACCCTCGTCATCATCGCAATCGCGGTATTCGTCGCTTACAAGATAGTGCCTGTGAAAGTAAAGACTTACGAGTTCAGGGATACGATGAGGGAAGAGGCGCGGATGGCTTCACTCCGCAAGAGCGCCGATGAGACGATGCAGATCCTGCTAGACAAGGCCAAAGAGCTGGGGCTCCCTATAACGCGAAGGAATCTTGTAGTGAACAGGACGGAGAAGAGCATCACCATCAAGGCAAAATATATGATCCGCGTCGATTTCAAGGTCTATGTTTACGACTGGGCTTTCGACCAGCAGGAATCCGCACCATTATTCTAAGCTTCCTTTAATCATTTCCTCCACCTGGTTCAATATATCCTCTTTCAAGGCCTTGCCTTTATTTCTCACCGCCATGATCTTTTTCTCTGATTCTTCCCTGAACAATTGATCCTGTATGGATGGAACATTTATTATGACATTCAGGGCTGCCCCCTCTATCCCTGATTGCGCCAGGAGCGCTCCAACACCAATATCGCTTATGGCATTGGGGTTGACCTTCGCGATAGAACTGGAGA
It includes:
- the lepA gene encoding translation elongation factor 4; the protein is MDQKLIRNFSIIAHIDHGKSTLADRILEKTEALSLREMEDQVLDNMDLEKERGITIKAHAVALNYRSKSGENYLFNLIDTPGHVDFSYEVSRSLAACEGALLVIDASQGVEAQTLANTYMAIENDLTIIPVINKIDLSSADITRVREQIEDVIGLDNEHTLLASAKEGRGVDEILESIIKHIPPPSGNIEAPLKALIFDSWYDSYRGVVILIRVIDGIIRKGMRMQLVSTGRVGEVEQVGKFTPKPIEVEELSVGEVGFITAGIKRVADTQIGDTVTEEKNPTTNPFPGFQKVKPMVFAGLYPTEDTHYESLRDSLEKLRLNDSSFSYEPEVSSALGFGFRCGFLGLLHMEIIQQRLEREFSIDLITTAPSVSYRVMTKKGEALEISNPSKLPSIQDIDKIEEPIITAMILTPPEHMGPILKLAEERRGVQREIKYLSPSKVIITYELPFNEIVIDFYDKLKSCSRGYASLDYHLSGWRVSDLVKLDMLVNGEPVDALSLIIHREKAIQRGRELTHKMREIIPRQLFDVSIQAAIGNRVIARETVKPLRKNVTAKCYGGDITRKRKLLEKQKEGKKRMKKVGRVDIPQEAFLSILKAD